The segment GCCGCGCGTGCGCCGCGACGTAGACGGCCTTCTTGCGCGTAAAGAGATAAGCGCCGATTGGGAAGAGGATCGGGGCGAAGATCGCACCGACGTGAACCGCCGCTCCGCCGAGGCGCTCGCGCGCGTTCGGCCTGGGCAGCGTCAATCCTGTTTCGGGCGGGGGGCTCACCGTCTCCATCGGTCGCAAGCGCCAGTGTACCAAGGGGTACGATAAGGGTGCCGATGATCGACCGCTACACGACGCCCTCGATGTCCGAAATCTGGAGCCGCAAGGCGAAGTACGCACGCTGGATGGAGGTCGAAATCGCGATCTGCGAGGCGCACGCCGAAGATGGCACGATCCCCGAAGAGGACCTGCGGCAGATCAAGGAGAGCGCGGCGTTCGACCTGAAAAGGTGCGACGAAATCGAGAAGGAGACGCGGCACGACCTCGCTGCGTTCGTTCGCAATCTCGACGAGAGCATCGGCCCCGCCGGTCGGTGGATTCACTTTGGCGTCACGAGCTACGACGTGATCGACACCGCGCTCGGCATGATGCTTCGCGACTCGTGCGACGTGCTCATCAAATCGGGCAAGGATCTCGGCGCAGAGATAAAGCGACTAGAGAAGGAGCATGCCAACACTCCGATGATCGGTCGCACACACGGCATCCACGCCGAGCCGATCACGTTCGGCTTCAAGTGTGCGTCGTGGAGGGAGGAGCTTCAGCGCAACGTGCAAAGGCTCGAAGACGTCCGGGAGCAGGTCGCTTTTGGAAAGGTCAGCGGCGCGGTCGGTATCCACGCGCACGTGTCGCCAGAGATGGAAAAGCGCGTATGCGAATCGCTGGGATTGAAACCGGAGCCGGTCAGCACGCAGATCATCAACCGCGACCGGCACGCGCTGTTCTTGAACACTCTTGCGCTGCTCGGCGCAGGGCTGGAGCGCATCGCGACGGAGCTGAGGAACTTACAGCGAACGGAAATTCTCGAGGTGCAGGAGTCGTTCGCAAGCGGGCAGACCGGCAGCAGCGCAATGCCGCACAAGCGCAACCCGTGGAGCAGCGAGACGGTCGTCGGGCTGTCGCGGCTGCTGCGCTCGAACGCGCACGCGATGCTCGAGGGCGTCGCCACTTGGCACGAGCGCGATCTCACCAACAGCAGCCTCGAGCGGGTCGTGTTGCCGGATTCGTGCCACCTCGCACACTTCATGCTGGTGCGGGTGCAGAGCATCCTGTCCGGGCTGATCGTGAAGCCGGAGAACATGGAGCTGAACATGCGTAAGATGGGCGACCTCATTTACAGCGAGCACCTGATGACTGCGCTCATTCGGAGCGGCCTGGGGCGAAAACAGGCTTACAGAATCGCCCAGCGGAACGCCGAAAAGGCGTGGGACGGCCAGGACTTCAGGGCGAGCGTCGCTACGGATCCTGAGGTTAGCGCGAACCTGGACGAGGAGCAGCTAGAGGCGGTCTTCAGTCTGGAACACCATCTTAGAAACGCGCCACGATAGGCGACCAACCGGCCGGAAAGGTTGTAGAATTAGGTGAGATGAGAATTCGAGGCCTCTCCGTCCTGTTCGCCGTCGGCGCCCTTGGCTTGGGGGCGGTTTGCTCTGCCCAGACCGAGTCTAAGACCGTGACGTACTCGACCGTCGCAAAGACAGCCGACAAAGTGATCGCAGATATCGCGGCTGAAACTGGCGAGCAGCTGGAGGTAACCAAGGACGCTCTGCGCCACGTCCTGGTCTTGCACGTCGTAGACGTGCCGCTCGACGAGCTTCTCGACCGGATCGCGACTGTCACTTCGTCAAGGTGGACGAAGGAGAGCGACGGTCGACGAACTCTGAGGCCGGACCAGCCGCTGCGGCGGCGTCTTGAGCGAGAGGCTCAGCAGGAAAGAGCCGCTGCGATTCAACAATCGATCACGAAAATACAGAAGCAGCTGCAGGAAGCCGGCGAACAGGAGTACGGGGCCGGGACGGACACGATGTTTCGCCGAATCAGCCCGATGTCGACGCCGGGAAGCGTTGCTCTGGCTAAATTGACCGTGCTACTGCGGCCAGCGGATATCGCAGGGATCAAAAACGGTCAACGAATCGTCTACTCGACTTCGCCGAACCGGATGCAGCGATCGCTCGGTGGCAACGCGGTCACCTCGATCCTCGACAATTTGGTGGCTGAGCACAATGCCTGGCATCGCAGCACGGCACAGCAGCGCGAAGAAGAGAGGATTGAGATAGAGAAGAAACTCGTTCTGACGGGGGAGGCAGCAGCGATATTCATGATGACGATCTATGCTCAGGAACCGAAGCTAATCGATTCTTCTGTAGACGAAGCGCTGCTCGTAGTTGAGCGGGGTGCACCAGGGCAACTAGGTTGGAACGGAGGAATCTCAGTCAGCCTGTCGCTGCTCGATGCAACCGGCAACGTGCTGCTGTCAGAAGAGATGGGCTTGGGCTCGTCATCTTTTGACAATGATGAATCGGCGGCGACGTCGGGCGGCGAGTTGGAAGGCGAGGGTGACGAAGAGGTCGACGAATCCGACACCGCGCCTGTGAAGTTCCGTGATATCTCCGTGCAGGTCGCGCGTGTGATTCAGCGATTCTCGTTCGAGGGCGGCCCGCCCGAGATTGCGCCGGACGTACTCAAAATCTTCACGTCTCCAGTGCAGAACGAACCGCTGTCGTTCGCTGAATCCGACGGCCTTCTGGCCGTCGCTAAGGCGAAGGGTTGGAACTTGGTCGCGAACGTGCCGGACGACTTCGACCTCTCACGTCTGGCGCTGGCAGAGGGGGAAACCACCGTCGGCACCGTTTTGGAGGTCATAGGAGGCGACAGCAACGTGGAAGCGATGCTCGATGGCGATTGGTACTCCCTCGTGCCCGCCAACCCGGTTTTGTCGTTGACGGAACGTCTTGACCGTGCAGCGATGCAAACGTATGTTTCGGGAGTGCGGGCAAGAGGCTACACATTGCTGGACGACATGGCGTTCCTTGCCAGCAGAATGTCCGAAGAAGCTTCCAGAACGCACGCGGCGCAAGCAATTCGGCTCAGCGGGCATCCGATGGACTTGACGAGTGTGGGCCGCGAGGGGCTTTGGGAGACGCTGCGATTCTGGGGTTTGCTAAGCTCCGGAGTCAAGCAGAGCCTGCTGCGAGGCGAGTCGCTCAACTTCAATCAGCTCGGCACAGCGGCGCGCGATCAAGTCTCAAAGATGGTGTACGGCAGCGGCGCTAACTTAATACCGCGCGCACAGTTGGCAGAGGAGCGGGGCATGACGATGTGGGATCGGCTCGCTACACGCAGAATGTCGGGGCAGAGCATAGCAAGCTATCTTAACGAGCCGACGGAGGTCATGCCGGAGGGCCTTCCTGCTATGGGCTCGATCAGCATCAACGTGACATCGGGCGGACTCGCAGTGATGGCAAAGCGCGGTTCCAGCAACATGGGTTTCTTCCAAGCCGTGGGCGCAGAAGAGATTGCAACGACTCAGTTCCTGCAGGATCTAGCAGACAAAGCTGGCAGGGATATGGGGATTTCAAATCTGGGAACGTTCAAGATCGGTACGCGGAACAAATTGCAGATCATGTTTCATCTGTCACAAGAGGCGGTGATGGCTCGCTCGCTGAACGATGACTCGATCGAGCCTGGCGCGAGAGTCGTGCGGCTGACCGATTTGCCGGTTGATTTCGCCGCGGAAGTCAATGCGATCAAGGCTGTGCTGGCCAAGTCACCGTTCGTGACAATGCTGATGATGGGGTTCGGTAGCGCTCAAGGGGCAAAACCGCCGGAGTACGATGGCCATTAGGAGAAGCTTGGCAACAGTAGCGTGATGCCGAACGAGCGTAACCCGTGGAGCAGCTAGAGGAAGTTTTTAGCCTGGAACACCATCTTAGAAACGCGCCAAGATAGGCAACCAACCGGCCGGAAAGGTTGTAGAATTACGTGAGATGAGAATTCGAGGCCTCTCCGTCATGTTCGCCGTCGCCGCGCTTGGCATCGGCACGGTTTGCTCTGCCCAGACCGAGTCTAAGACCGTAACGTACTCGACCGTCGCGAAGACCGCCGACAAGGTGATCGCAGATATCGCGGCTCAAACTGGCGAGCAGCTTGAGGTCACGAAGGACGCCCTGAGCCACGTCCTGGTCTTGCACGTTGTAGATGTGCCGCTCGAAGAGCTTCTCGACCGGATCGCGACAGTCACTTCGTCCAGGTGGACGAAGGAGAGCGACGGTCGACGAACTCTGAGGCCGGACCAGCCGCTAAGGCGGCGACTGGCGCGAGAGGCTCAGCGGGAAAGAGCTGCTGCGATTCAACAATCGATCACGAAAATACAAGAGCAACTTCAGGAAGCCGGCGAACGGGAATACGGGACGGGAGCGAACATGATGTTTGGCCCATATGGCCCGATGTCGACGCCCGGCAGCATGGCTGTGGCGCGATTGACCGGCCTGTTGCGAGCGGCAGACGTCGCCGCTCTCGATGAGGGTCAACGGATCGTTTACTCGACCTCGCCGAACCGGATGCAGCGATCGCTCACCGGCAATGTGGTCAACTCAGTTCTCAACACGTTGGTGGAAGAGCACAATACTTGGTTTCGGAGCACTGCCGAGAAACGGGAGCAGGAACGGCTGGCGATGCTGGATCAGTTCTCCGAAATGGGTATCGACTCGGCGTTCTTTGAGATGATGACGGCCGGTCAAGTGCCGAAGTTAATCGATGCTTCTGTAGCCGAAGCGCTGCTCGTAGTTGAGCAAGGATCTTCGGGGATGTTCGGTATGTTCTCGGGAACCTCGGTCAGCCTGTCGCTGCTCGATGCAAACGGAAACGTGCTGCTGTCAGAAGAGATGAGCTTGGGCTCGCAATATTTCGACTTTGAGGAATTAGCGGCGATGACGGGCGACGAGGTCGAGGCCGAGGAAGACGAGGGTGAGGAAGAAGTCGACGAAACCGACACCGCGCTAGTAACGTTCCGTGACATGACAGTGAAGGTCGCGCGCGCGACTCAGCGATTCTCGTTCGAAGAGGACTTGCCCGAGATCGCGCCGGACGTGCTCCAAGTGATCATGTCGCCGGTTCAGTACGAACCGCTGGCGTTCGCCGAATCCGACGGCCTTCTAGCCGTCGCCAAGGCGAAGGGCTGGAACTTGGTGGCGAACGTCCCGGACGATCTTGATATCTCTCGCTTGGCGCTGTCCGAAGGAACGACCACCGTCCGCACCGTCTTGGCGATCATAGAAGGCGTTCGCGATGTGGACACGATGCTCGACGGCGACTGGTACTCCCTCATGCCCGCGCGACCGGTGGAGTCGTTGAACGAACGGGTAGACCGTGCCGCCGTTCAAACCTATGTCTCCAGGGTGAAGGCAAGAGGTTACGCCTCGCTGGACGACATGGCGTTCCTAGCCAGCCAGATGTCCGAAGAAGCCTCCAAGACGCACGCTGCGCAAGCGATTTATCTCAGCGGGCATCCGACCGAACAGAACATGATGGCTGGCGAGGGGCTTTGGGAGACCCTTCGGCTTTGGGGCATGTTGAGCGCCGGAGTCAAGCAGAGCCTAATGCGTGGCGGCTCGATCAACTTCAGCCAGCTCGGCACAGCGGCGCGCAATCAAGTCTCAAAGATGGCGTACGGCACGGATGCCAATTTGATGCCGCTCCAACAGCTTGCGAAAGAACGAACCATGACGCCGTTCGACCGGTTGTTTGCTCGGCAAATGGCGGGGCGTGGGGGTGCGACGTACCTCAGCGAGCCGACGGAGGTGATGCCGGCTGGCCTGCCTGGTGCCGGCTCGATCACGATCAACGTGACAACGGGTGGACTTGCGGTCAGCGAAAATCCCGCGATCGGGGAGATGGCGTTCTTCCAAAGCGTCGGCGCAGAGGAGATCGCCTTCATCCAGTTCATGATGGATGCGGCCGATGAGGCCGGTGAGGACATCGGAATCCCAGAACTCGGAAGTTTCAAAATCGGAGTGCGGAACAAGCTTGAGATCGTGTTTCACCTGTCGCAAGAAGCGGTGATGACCCGCACGCTCAACGATGACTCGCTCGAACCTGGCGCGAGCGTAGTGCGGTTGACCAATCTTCCGCCTGAATTCGCCGCGGAAGTCAGCGCTTTCAAGGCCTTGATCGCCAAGTCGCCGTTCGCAAGTATGATGATGATGGGGTTCGGCGGCGATCAAAGAATCGAACCGCCGGAGTAGAATGGCATTAGGAGAAGTATGGTGGTAGTAGCATTGTTGGCGTCGATTGCAGTCGGTCAAGCGCAACTCGGTCCTGGACAGCAGGTTCCAGACGTGACCCTCTTGAACATGAAGGGAGAGTCAGTGTCGCTCTCCCAGTTCCACGGCAAGAAGCTCGTCCTGTTCAACTGGGCGTCTTGGTGAGGCTGCCGCGCACAACTGCCCGGGTGGCAGACCTTCAACGAACTGCACGACAGCGACGAGTACGTTTTTGTCGCGGTGGCGATGGACGTCGGCGGCATCGCTGACGTCAAGGATTTATACGCGGGTGCGGGAGCAAAGTACATAACTCTCGTAGACCCTCAGAACGCGATGGGCGACGCATGGGGTTTCAAGGTAGTTCCGAACGGATGGCTCATCGACGAGTCTGGAACGATCATCAAGAAGTGGCTCGGCGGGTTCGACGTCAACAGGTCGAACATCATCAAGGACGTCGATGATTTCCTCGACCGTCCACCCGTCAAGGCTGGCGAACGGAGCAAGCCGGTCGATGACAAGACGCGAATAGCCAACTTGAAAAAGCAGCTCAAAGCCAACGCCAGCAACGGACAGGCGAACCTTGAGCTTGGCAAGATCTTGCTGCGGCAAGACCGCGCGAAGGAAGCCATGCCGTATCTCGGAAAAGCCGTCAAGCTGCTGCCGAAGAACGCAAGCGCGATGTTTGCGCTGGGTTCCTGCACGCTTGCTCAGGGCGAAAAGAAAGCGGCCCTTGCGATCATCAAGAACGCTCTG is part of the Armatimonadota bacterium genome and harbors:
- a CDS encoding adenylosuccinate lyase, which gives rise to MIDRYTTPSMSEIWSRKAKYARWMEVEIAICEAHAEDGTIPEEDLRQIKESAAFDLKRCDEIEKETRHDLAAFVRNLDESIGPAGRWIHFGVTSYDVIDTALGMMLRDSCDVLIKSGKDLGAEIKRLEKEHANTPMIGRTHGIHAEPITFGFKCASWREELQRNVQRLEDVREQVAFGKVSGAVGIHAHVSPEMEKRVCESLGLKPEPVSTQIINRDRHALFLNTLALLGAGLERIATELRNLQRTEILEVQESFASGQTGSSAMPHKRNPWSSETVVGLSRLLRSNAHAMLEGVATWHERDLTNSSLERVVLPDSCHLAHFMLVRVQSILSGLIVKPENMELNMRKMGDLIYSEHLMTALIRSGLGRKQAYRIAQRNAEKAWDGQDFRASVATDPEVSANLDEEQLEAVFSLEHHLRNAPR
- a CDS encoding redoxin family protein; its protein translation is MVVVALLASIAVGQAQLGPGQQVPDVTLLNMKGESVSLSQFHGKKLVLFNWASW
- a CDS encoding tetratricopeptide repeat protein yields the protein MAMDVGGIADVKDLYAGAGAKYITLVDPQNAMGDAWGFKVVPNGWLIDESGTIIKKWLGGFDVNRSNIIKDVDDFLDRPPVKAGERSKPVDDKTRIANLKKQLKANASNGQANLELGKILLRQDRAKEAMPYLGKAVKLLPKNASAMFALGSCTLAQGEKKAALAIIKNALKLDPTNYLIRKQIWHLEYPEKFHPTIDWGWQREQMARERAAERGGG